In Streptomyces sp. HUAS ZL42, the DNA window TCCGCCACCTCGAGGGTGTACGGGCGGATGCGGTGCTCCTGGAGCTTCGCCTCGATGAGGGCGAGGGTCAGCTTGGAGCCGATCAGCGGGATGTCCGGCTTCTCCCGCAGCAGATACGGGACGCCGCCGATGTGGTCCTCGTGACCATGGGTGAGGACGATGCCCTCGATGTCGTCGAGACGGTCCCGGATCGACGAGAAGTCCGGCAGGATCAGGTCGATTCCAGGCTGCTCCTCCTCGGGGAAGAGCACTCCGCAGTCGACGACCAGCAGGCGGCCGCCGTACTCGAAGACCGTCATGTTTCGGCCGATCTCGCCGAGGCCTCCGAGCGGGGTGACGCGCAGGCCGCCTTCGGGCAGCGGCGGGGGCGGGCCGAGTTCAGGATGCGGATGACTCAAAAGACTCTCCTCACCATGCGCGCCACGTACCGGTAGGGCACGTGGCGCGCATGACGTTCGTGCAGAAGCAGTTGTCGTTGTCGGGTGCAGGCACCGGTGGCCCGCTTATTCAGTTGTGAAGTCCTGGTGCGCGAACGGGGTCGCGAAGTCTGGTGCTAGAGCTGTACCCCGCCCGCGGCAAGATCGATCTTGAGCTGTTCGATCTCTTCGGGCGTGCACTCGACCATGGGGGCGCGCAGTGGTCCGGCGGGCAGGCCCTGGAGGGCGAGCGCGGCCTTGGTCGTCATCACGCCCTGGGTGCGGAACATGCCGGTGTAGACCGGGAGCAGCTTCTGGTGGATCTCGGTGGCCTTCTGCACGTCGCCGGAGACGTACGCCTCGACGAGGGCGCGCAGGTCGGGGGTGACCACGTGGCCGACGACGGAGACGAAGCCGACCGCGCCCACGGAGAGCAGCGGCAGGTTCAGCATGTCGTCGCCGGAGTACCAGGCGAGGCCGGACCGGGCGATGGCCCAGCTTGCGCGCCCGAGGTCGCCCTTGGCGTCCTTGTTGGCGACGATTCTGGGGTGCTCGGCAAGGCGGACGAGAGTCTCCGTGTTGATGGGGACGCCGCTGCGGCCGGGGATGTCGTACAGCATGACCGGCAGCTCGGCGGCGTCGGCGACGGCCTTGAAGTGCCGGTACAGGCCCTCCTGCGGGGGCTTGTTGTAGTACGGGGTGACGACCAGGAGGCCGTGTGCGCCCGCCTTCTCGGCGGCCCCGGCCAGCTCGATGCTGTGGTGGGTGTCGTTGGTGCCGACGCCGGCCACGATGTGGGCGCGGTCGCCGACCGCCTCCAGTACGGCTCGTACCAGGTCCGATTTCTCCGCGTCGCTGGTGGTGGGGGACTCGCCGGTGGTGCCGTTGATGATCAGGCCGTCGTTGCCTGCGTCCACGAGGTGGGTGGCGAGCCGCTGTGCGCCGTCGAGGTCGAGTGCGCCGTCCGCCGTGAAGGGCGTGACCATGGCGGTGAGGACCCGCCCGAAGGGGGTCTGCGGAGTGGAGGTCGGAGCCATGGGTAACACGCTACTCGCTGCTCAATGCGTGGTCTTCCCTCGGGGTACGGGAAAAGTCATGACAAAGGTGGAGCCCGGTACTGCCTGCTCGGGGGTTCAAGCAGTACCGGGTCCCTTTGATCAGGCTAGATGAACTTCGCCAAACGCTGCAATTGGGACGCCTCGCACGGGGGCCGTCAGGGCGCCACACGCCCGTTCGCGTTGAAGGCGGCGTAGGTGAGGGGCATGAGCTTGGCCCACTCGGCCTCCATCTTCTCGCCGACCATCTCGATCTCCCGCTGCGGGAAGGACGGCACCTTCGCCATCTCGTGCTGGGTGCGCAGGCCGAGGAAGTGCATCAGGGAGCGGGCGTTGCAGGTGGCGTACATGGAGGAGAACAGGCCGACCGGGAGCACCGCGCGGGCGACCTCGCGGGCGACGCCGGCGGCGAGCATCTCCTGGTAGGCCTCGTACGACTGGCGGTACGAGGCCTCCATGGCACGGCCGACCAGCTCCTGTTGTGCCTGGGTGCCCTCCACGAAGACGTACTTGCCCGGGCGGCCCTCCTGGACGAGCTTGCGGGACTCGTCGGGGACGTAGAAGACCGGCTGGAGCTCGCGGTAGCGGCCGCTCTCCTCGTTGTACGACCAGCCCACGCGGTGCCGCATGAACTCGCGGAAGACGAAGATCGGGGCGCTGATGAAGAAGGTCATCGAGTTGTGCTCGAAGGGGCTGCCGTGCCGGTCCCTCATCAGGTAGTTGATCAGGCCCTTGGAACGCTCGGGGTCCTGGCCCAACTCGTCCAGGGACTGCTCGCCTTTGGTCGAGACGCGGGCAGCGAAGAGGACGTCGGCGTCCGACGCGGTGTGCTTCACCAGTTCGACGGTGATGTCGCTGCGAAACGCGGGCTTCAGGTCGTCGGCGGGGGTGTCGGTCACGGCTCGGAGGGTCCTTCCCATCACTTCTCTCGGGCGGCGCCCACTCTACGGCCCGGCAAACAGGACGTTCACCGTCATGCCCGAATGATTTTGGAGAAAGCAGGCACCTTTTGGGGCACTCGGCCGTCTGTGTCAGTGACAGTGATTCCGCGGTCCCAGGCGTCCCAAGGGCGCTGACCGATCCGGCCCCCCGAGAGTGGTGACCGGCGGCACGGGCGGATAGCCTCACCGGGCACAGCCCATGGACGGATTGAGTGAGGATCAGCCGTGCCCCTGCCCTTCCTGACGGCCGACCGCGCGTTCGAGGCAGCGGACGATGCCGCGCTGCCCTACGACGGCCCCGACCGCTGGCGGCGCCCCTACCGGCCCGGCCCGTGGCGTGTCGGTGTGGCGGCGCTGTGGCTGCTGCTCGCCTCGTACGTGCTGTTCGCTGCCGTGATCATCGCGGTGACCGGCAAGGTGTCCGAGGGCGGTGCCGTCTTCGGCATCGCGCTGGCGGTGATCGCGTGTGCGCTGCGGCTGCTGCGCGTGGGCGTGTGGGTCAGCGCGCGCGGCCTGCGCCATGTGGGCTTCTTCCTCACGCGCACAGTGCCCTGGGACCGGATCGTGGCCGTGCGGACGGCGCAGCAGCCGGTGCGCTGGCTCGGGCTGCCGCGCACGGTGCAGGGGCAGGCGCTGACCCTGGTACGGAAGGACCGGGCCGCCGAGGACGTGCCGCCGCTGCTGACCACGCACAACGCGGACTTCCTGGGGCGGTTCGAGGCGTTCGACCGGGCCGCGGACACGATCGAGGCGTGGGCCTCGGAGTACCGGCGGGGCTGAGCCGAACGGGGCCCGGACCGCGCCTGCGGTCCGGGCCCCGTCCCGTTGTGCGAAGACTTCAGTGAGAGGACTGGTGCAGCGTGATTGCACGCTGCATCGCCTTGCGGGCGCGCGGGGTGTCGCGGGCGTCGTGGTAGGCGACGGCGAGCCGGAACCAGCTGCGCCAGTCGTCGGGGGCCGCCTCCGTCTCGGCCTTGCGCTTGGCGAAGACCTCGTCGGCCGAGTCGCGGTCGATGCGGCCGCCGGGTGTGCGCTTCAGCTCGTCGACGGGCAGGCCGCCCTCGGAGTCGAGTTCGGCGGCGAGCTGGTTGGCCCTGCGGACGAACTGGGTGTTCTTCCACAGGAACCACAGGCCGATCACCGGCAGGATCAGCACCGCCACACCGAAGGTGACGGTGACGAGCGTGCCGGACTGGATGAGCATGACGCCGCGGCTGCCGACCAGGAGGAAGTAGAAGACCAGGACGGCGGCCGTGACGGCGTAGGAGAGCTTGGCTCGCATGGGGCGCGTCAGCCCAGGTCCAGGAAGTGTTCCAGGCCGAAGGTCAGGCCCGGAGCGGTCACCACGCGGCGCGCGCCGAGCAGGATGCCCGGCATGAAGCTGCTGTGGTGGAGCGAGTCGTGGCGGATGGTCAGGGTCTCGCCCTCGCCGCCCAGCAGGACCTCCTGGTGGGCGAGCAGGCCCCGCAGACGGACGGCGTGGACGGGGATCCCGTCGACGCTGGCTCCCCGCGCGCCGTCCAGGGCCGTCACCGTCGCGTCCGGAGCCGGGGAGGTGCCGGCCTCGCGGCGCGCCTCGGCGATGAGCTGCGCGGTGCGCGTGGCGGTGCCGGACGGGGCGTCCACCTTGTTCGGGTGGTGCAGTTCGACCACCTCGACGGATTCGAAGTACGGCGCGGCGATCTGCGCGAACTTCATCGTCAGGACGGCCCCGATGGAGAAGTTCGGCGCGATGAGCACGCCCGTCTCCGGGGACCGGGCCAGCCAGCCCCTGAGCTGTGCGAGGCGTTCGTCCGTCCAGCCGGTCGTGCCGACGACCGCGTGGATGCCGTGGCGTACGCAGAAGTCGAGGTTGTCCATGACCGAGGCGGGCGTGGTCAGTTCGACGGCGACCTGGGCGCCCGTCTCCGCCAGCGTCTCCAGCTTGTCGCCCCGGCTCAGGGCGGCGACCAGCTCCATGTCCTCGGCGGCCTCGACCGCCCGTACCGCCTCGGAACCGATGCGGCCCTTGGCACCGAGGACCGCCACGCGCAGTTTGCTCATCTCTGTTGCTTCCTTACCGAAGAGGCTTACCGAAGACAGGGGGTCAGGCGACGGCGTCGTGCAGCCGGGAGGCCTGTTTGTCCTTCAGCGGGCCGATGACCGACAGCGAGGGCCGCAGTCCCAGGATGTCGCGGGCGACCGAGCGGACGTCGTCCGGGGTCACCGCTGCTATCCGGGCCAGCATGTCGTCGACGGACATCTGCTCGCCCCAGCACAGCTCACTCTTGCCGATGCGGTTCATCAGCGCGCCCGTGTCCTCCAGGCCCAGGACCGTGGAGCCCTGGAGCTGGCCGATGGCACGCCTTATCTCGTCGTCGGACAGACCGTGCCCGGCGACATGGTCGAGCTCGTCGCGGCAGATCTTCAGCACGTCGTGCACCTGGCTCGGGCGGCAGCCCGCGTACACGCCGAACAGGCCGCAGTCGGCGAAGCCGGAGGTGTACGAGTAGACGCTGTAGGCCAGGCCGCGCTTCTCGCGGACTTCCTGGAACAGCCTGGACGACATGCCGCCGCCGAGGGCCGTGTTCAGCACGCCCAGCGCCCAGCGGCGCTCGTCGGTACGCGACAGGCCCGGCATGCCGAGGACGACATGCGCCTGCTCGGTCTTGCGGCCGATCAGCTCGACGCGGCCCGCGGTGCGGATGGCGCGCCGGCCGTCGCGCGGGGCGATGGGGGTGGCATCGCCGTCCTTGAGGGCGCCCGCCTTCTCGAAAGCGGCGCGGACCTGTCGTACGACCCTGTTGTGGTCGATGTTGCCGGCGGCCGCGACCACGAGGTGGGTCGGGTCGTAGTGCTTCTTGTAGAAGCGGCGGATTCGGTCGGCGGTGAGGGCGTTGACCGTGTCGACCGTGCCGAGGACCGGGCGGCCGAGGGGGTTGTCGCCGAACATCGTGTGCGCGAACAGGTCGTGCACGCAGTCGCCCGGGTCGTCCTCGGTCATCGCGATCTCTTCGAGGATGGCGCCGCGCTCGACGTTGACGTCCTCCTCGAGGATCAGGGAGCCGGTCAGCATGTCGCAGACGACGTCGATGGCGAGCGGCAGGTCGGTGTCGAGCACGCGCGCGTAGTAGCACGTGTACTCCTTCGCCGTGAACGCGTTCATCTCGCCGCCGACCGCGTCGACGGCCGACGAGATGTCCAGCGCGCTACGGCGTGAAGTCCCCTTGAAGAGCAGGTGCTCCAGGTAGTGCGTGGCGCCGTTCAGGGACGGCGTCTCGTCGCGGGAGCCGACGTGCGCCCAGATTCCGAAGGTCGCCGAGCGGACCGAGGGCAGGGTCTCGGTGACGACGCGCAGGCCGCCCGGGAGGGTGGTTTTGCGCACCGTACCGATGCCGTTGACGCCCTTGATCAGGGTTTGGGTACGGGCGACGGCCCGCGCCTCCGAAGAGGTGCGGGCCGTCGCCTTGGAGCTACTCGACGTCACTTGTCGGTGTCGTCCTTCTTGTCCTCGGAAGCCTCTTCCTCGCCCTCGATCACGGGGACGAGCGAGAGCTTGCCACGAGAGTCGATCTCGGCGATCTCGACCTGGACCTTCTGGCCCACACCGAGCACGTCCTCGACGTTCTCCACGCGCTTGCCGCCGGCCAGCTTGCGGATCTGCGAGATGTGCAGCAGACCGTCCTTGCCGGGGAGCAGCGAGACGAAGGCGCCGAAGGTCGTGGTCTTGACGACCGTACCCAGGTAGCGCTCGCCGACCTCGGGCATCGTCGGGTTGGCGATGCCGTTGATCGTGGTGCGGGCGGCCTCGGCGGAGGGACCGTCGGCGGCGCCGATGTAGATGGTGCCGTCGTCCTCGATGGTGATCTCGGCTCCGGTGTCCTCCTGGATCTGGTTGATCATCTTGCCCTTGGGGCCGATGACCTCGCCGATCTTGTCGACCGGGATCTTCACGGTGATGATCCGCGGCGCGTTGGGGGACATCTCGTCCGGCGTGTCGATCGCTTCCATCATCACGTCGAGGATGTGGAGGCGGGCGTCACGGGCCTGCTTGAGGGCGGCGGCCAGGACGGAGGCCGGGATGCCGTCCAGCTTGGTGTCGAGCTGGAGGGCGGTCACGAACTCCTTGGTGCCGGCGACCTTGAAGTCCATGTCGCCGAAGGCGTCCTCCGCACCGAGGATGTCGGTGAGGGTGACGTAGTGCGTCTCGCCGTCGATCTCCTGGGAGATCAGACCCATGGCGATACCGGCGACCGGGGCCTTCAGCGGCACACCGGCGTTCAGCAGCGACATGGTGGAGGCGCAGACCGAGCCCATGGACGTCGAGCCGTTGGAGCCGAGGGCCTCGGACACCTGACGGATCGCGTACGGGAACTCCTCGCGCGTCGGCAGGACCGGGACCAGGGCGCGCTCGGCGAGCGCTCCGTGGCCGATCTCGCGGCGCTTCGGGGAGCCGACGCGGCCGGTCTCGCCGGTGGAGTACGGCGGGAAGTTGTAGTTGTGCATGTAGCGCTTGCGGGTCACCGGGGAAAGGGTGTCCAGCTGCTGCTCCATGCGGAGCATGTTGAGGGTGGTGACGCCCAGGATCTGGGTCTCGCCACGCTCGAACAGCGCGGAACCGTGCACCCGCGGGATGGCCTCGACCTCGGCGGCCAGCGTGCGGATGTCGGTGACACCGCGGCCGTCGATGCGCTTCTTCTCCTTGATCACGCGCTCACGGACCAGCTGCTTGGTGAGCGAGCGGTACGCGGCGGAGATCTCCTTCTCGCGGCCCTCGAACTCCGGCAGGAGCTTCTCGGCGGCGAGCGCCTTGACACGGTCCAGCTCGGACTCGCGCTCCTGCTTGCCCGCGATGGTCAGCGCGGAGGCCAGCTCCGGGCGGACGGCGGCGGACAGCGCCTCCAGGACATCGTCCTGGTAGTCGAGGAAGATCGGGAACTCGGCGGTCGGCTTGGCGGCCTTCGCGGCGAGGTCGGCCTGGGCCTTGCAGAGCACCTTGATGAAGGGCTTCGCGGCGTCCAGACCGGCGGCGACGACCTCCTCGGTCGGCGCCTCGGCGCCGCCCTTGACCAGCTGGATGGTCTTGTCGGTGGCCTCGGCCTCGACCATCATGATCGCGACGTCGCCGTCCTCCAGGGTGCGGCCCGCGACGACCATGTCGAAGACGGCGTCCTCGAGCTCGGTGTGCGTGGGGAACGCCACCCACTGGCCGCGGATCAGCGCGACGCGGACGCCGCCGATCGGGCCGGAGAACGGCAGACCGGCCAGCTGCGTGGACGCGGAGGCGGCGTTGATCGCCACGACGTCGTACAGGTGGTCGGGGTTGAGCGCCATGATCGTGGCGACGACCTGGATCTCGTTGCGCAGGCCCTTCTTGAAGGACGGGCGCAGCGGGCGGTCGATCAGACGGCAGGTGAGGATGGCGTCCTCGGAGGGGCGGCCCTCACGGCGGAAGAAGCTGCCGGGGATCTTGCCGGCGGCGTACATCCGCTCCTCGACGTCCACCGTGAGCGGGAAGAAGTCGAGCTGGTCCTTGGGGTTCTTGGAGGCGGTGGTGGCCGACAGCACCATGGTGTCGTCGTCCAGGTACGCCACGGCGGAGCCGGCGGCCTGTTTGGCCAGGCGGCCCGTCTCGAATCGGATGGTGCGGGTGCCGAAGGCGCCGTTGTCGATGACGGCCTCGGCGTAGTGGGTCTCGTTCTCCACTAGCGTTTTCTCCTCGTCTTCGTCCCCTGGCTGCCCGTGTGGCAGGGGGACGGTTGCGGAGAAGCGCTCCGTCTGGTGCGGGCCGGTCTTCGATCGAAGCACCCGGGGCTCGCTTCCCCCCGGGGGCCACTACCGAGGACCGGCGGCGGCGAGGTGCGCTTCTCCTCGTTCGTTTTCGCGATGCCGCGTTACCCGCAGCGAGTACACGTCATCGCACTGTGTCGTGCGTATTGCGTTGTGCTACCACACTACAAAGCAGCAGTGACACTCCGCACGTTTCCGCACGTACGGCAAAGGGAGCGGCCCCCGATCCTCCCGGGAACCGCTCCCTTCACGGCGTCTTACTTCGCGCCCGCAGCACCGCGGCGGATGCCGAGGCGGTCGACCAGCGTACGGAAGCGCTGGATGTCCTTCTTGGCGAGGTACTGCAGCAGGCGACGGCGCTGACCGACCAGGATCAGCAGACCACGGCGGGAGTGGTGGTCGTGCTTGTGGGTCTTGAGGTGCTCGGTCAGGTCCGAGATCCGGCGCGAGAGCATGGCGACCTGGACCTCGGGGGAGCCGGTGTCGCCCTCCTTCTGGCCGAACTCGGTGATGATCTGCTTCTTCGTAGCGGCGTCGAGCGGCACGCGTACTCCTCGTAGTCTTTGAGTGGCCACCGAGTGCCCCCGGTCTTTGTCTCGGGGGAGCTTCCGTTACTCGGGAGGCGGGGATCCGCTGGGCGCGGCCTCCAGAGCGAAGGGCTCCGGGGGTGCGTACACAAACGGCCGTCACTCAGGGTACCAGGAGGTGAGCGGCACTCTCACCGCGGTATCGGAACCACCCGGACGAGCCGGAGACGGCCACTACTGTGAGCGCTTTGACCGTTCGTACGTCGGGAAGGGGTGTCGCTGCGGCATGGCGGAGACGGAACAGGAGATCAAGGCGCGCAAGGAGCGGGAGCGGGACGAGTTGTACGCCCTCGACATCTCGGGCGTCGAGTGGCAGTGCGCGCCGGGTACCGAGGAGCACGAGGAGCGGGTCGAGATCGCCCGGCTTCCCGGTGGCGCCGTGGCCATGCGGTCCTCGCTCGACCCGGACACCGTGCTGCGGTACACGGAGGCGGAGTGGCGGGCCTTCGTGCTGGGGGCGCGGGACGGGGAGTTCGATCTGGAGCCGGCGCCGCACAACGGTGCCCTTGCCGCGGAGTGACGAACGTGGGGACCCGTA includes these proteins:
- the dapA gene encoding 4-hydroxy-tetrahydrodipicolinate synthase produces the protein MAPTSTPQTPFGRVLTAMVTPFTADGALDLDGAQRLATHLVDAGNDGLIINGTTGESPTTSDAEKSDLVRAVLEAVGDRAHIVAGVGTNDTHHSIELAGAAEKAGAHGLLVVTPYYNKPPQEGLYRHFKAVADAAELPVMLYDIPGRSGVPINTETLVRLAEHPRIVANKDAKGDLGRASWAIARSGLAWYSGDDMLNLPLLSVGAVGFVSVVGHVVTPDLRALVEAYVSGDVQKATEIHQKLLPVYTGMFRTQGVMTTKAALALQGLPAGPLRAPMVECTPEEIEQLKIDLAAGGVQL
- the thyX gene encoding FAD-dependent thymidylate synthase; the encoded protein is MTDTPADDLKPAFRSDITVELVKHTASDADVLFAARVSTKGEQSLDELGQDPERSKGLINYLMRDRHGSPFEHNSMTFFISAPIFVFREFMRHRVGWSYNEESGRYRELQPVFYVPDESRKLVQEGRPGKYVFVEGTQAQQELVGRAMEASYRQSYEAYQEMLAAGVAREVARAVLPVGLFSSMYATCNARSLMHFLGLRTQHEMAKVPSFPQREIEMVGEKMEAEWAKLMPLTYAAFNANGRVAP
- the dapB gene encoding 4-hydroxy-tetrahydrodipicolinate reductase, which codes for MSKLRVAVLGAKGRIGSEAVRAVEAAEDMELVAALSRGDKLETLAETGAQVAVELTTPASVMDNLDFCVRHGIHAVVGTTGWTDERLAQLRGWLARSPETGVLIAPNFSIGAVLTMKFAQIAAPYFESVEVVELHHPNKVDAPSGTATRTAQLIAEARREAGTSPAPDATVTALDGARGASVDGIPVHAVRLRGLLAHQEVLLGGEGETLTIRHDSLHHSSFMPGILLGARRVVTAPGLTFGLEHFLDLG
- a CDS encoding M16 family metallopeptidase; this encodes MTSSSSKATARTSSEARAVARTQTLIKGVNGIGTVRKTTLPGGLRVVTETLPSVRSATFGIWAHVGSRDETPSLNGATHYLEHLLFKGTSRRSALDISSAVDAVGGEMNAFTAKEYTCYYARVLDTDLPLAIDVVCDMLTGSLILEEDVNVERGAILEEIAMTEDDPGDCVHDLFAHTMFGDNPLGRPVLGTVDTVNALTADRIRRFYKKHYDPTHLVVAAAGNIDHNRVVRQVRAAFEKAGALKDGDATPIAPRDGRRAIRTAGRVELIGRKTEQAHVVLGMPGLSRTDERRWALGVLNTALGGGMSSRLFQEVREKRGLAYSVYSYTSGFADCGLFGVYAGCRPSQVHDVLKICRDELDHVAGHGLSDDEIRRAIGQLQGSTVLGLEDTGALMNRIGKSELCWGEQMSVDDMLARIAAVTPDDVRSVARDILGLRPSLSVIGPLKDKQASRLHDAVA
- a CDS encoding polyribonucleotide nucleotidyltransferase translates to MENETHYAEAVIDNGAFGTRTIRFETGRLAKQAAGSAVAYLDDDTMVLSATTASKNPKDQLDFFPLTVDVEERMYAAGKIPGSFFRREGRPSEDAILTCRLIDRPLRPSFKKGLRNEIQVVATIMALNPDHLYDVVAINAASASTQLAGLPFSGPIGGVRVALIRGQWVAFPTHTELEDAVFDMVVAGRTLEDGDVAIMMVEAEATDKTIQLVKGGAEAPTEEVVAAGLDAAKPFIKVLCKAQADLAAKAAKPTAEFPIFLDYQDDVLEALSAAVRPELASALTIAGKQERESELDRVKALAAEKLLPEFEGREKEISAAYRSLTKQLVRERVIKEKKRIDGRGVTDIRTLAAEVEAIPRVHGSALFERGETQILGVTTLNMLRMEQQLDTLSPVTRKRYMHNYNFPPYSTGETGRVGSPKRREIGHGALAERALVPVLPTREEFPYAIRQVSEALGSNGSTSMGSVCASTMSLLNAGVPLKAPVAGIAMGLISQEIDGETHYVTLTDILGAEDAFGDMDFKVAGTKEFVTALQLDTKLDGIPASVLAAALKQARDARLHILDVMMEAIDTPDEMSPNAPRIITVKIPVDKIGEVIGPKGKMINQIQEDTGAEITIEDDGTIYIGAADGPSAEAARTTINGIANPTMPEVGERYLGTVVKTTTFGAFVSLLPGKDGLLHISQIRKLAGGKRVENVEDVLGVGQKVQVEIAEIDSRGKLSLVPVIEGEEEASEDKKDDTDK
- the rpsO gene encoding 30S ribosomal protein S15, translating into MPLDAATKKQIITEFGQKEGDTGSPEVQVAMLSRRISDLTEHLKTHKHDHHSRRGLLILVGQRRRLLQYLAKKDIQRFRTLVDRLGIRRGAAGAK
- a CDS encoding DUF397 domain-containing protein produces the protein MAETEQEIKARKERERDELYALDISGVEWQCAPGTEEHEERVEIARLPGGAVAMRSSLDPDTVLRYTEAEWRAFVLGARDGEFDLEPAPHNGALAAE